The following proteins are encoded in a genomic region of Limosilactobacillus reuteri subsp. reuteri:
- a CDS encoding amino acid permease codes for MADESKSTGHMERTLQTRHLSMIALGGTIGTGLFIASGSAISTAGPGGALVAYGIMGIMVYFLMTSLGEMATYMPLTGSFSAYSTKFVDPALGFALGWNYWFNWAITIPVDVTTAGIVMNYWLPNVPGWIFSVTVMALIFLINYLSVRSYGETEFWLALIKVVTVIVFLIVGVAIIFGIMGGKPVGLSNFHYKQAPFVGGVPAIISVFLVAGFSFQGTELVGITAGEAATPEKSVSKAIHSTFWRILLFYIFAIFVIACILPYTDKNLLNQDVSNITMSPFTIVFKRAGLAFAASAMNAVILTAVISAANSGLYASTRMLYSQAREGYAWRIFGYVNRRGIPIYALLGTMVVSLAAYATQFIGPKAYNYLIGASGLCGFIAWLGIAISHYRFRKAFLKQGHTLSELKYHATGFPFGPVFALALCIVVICGQNIDAFVKMDWQNILITYMGIPLFLILFFYYKIRYKTHLIPLDKVDLSRRTKGESYEPEDD; via the coding sequence TATTTCAACTGCGGGACCTGGTGGAGCATTGGTTGCATATGGAATTATGGGAATTATGGTTTATTTCCTAATGACGAGTCTAGGTGAAATGGCAACATATATGCCATTGACTGGGTCGTTTTCAGCTTATTCGACGAAATTTGTTGATCCAGCGCTCGGATTTGCTCTTGGTTGGAATTATTGGTTTAACTGGGCAATTACAATTCCCGTTGATGTTACAACTGCGGGAATTGTAATGAATTATTGGCTTCCCAATGTTCCAGGCTGGATTTTTAGTGTAACAGTGATGGCGCTAATTTTCTTAATCAATTATTTATCGGTACGATCTTATGGTGAAACCGAATTTTGGCTTGCTTTAATCAAAGTGGTCACTGTTATCGTATTTTTAATTGTTGGTGTTGCAATTATTTTTGGAATTATGGGCGGTAAGCCTGTTGGGTTAAGCAACTTCCACTACAAGCAAGCACCGTTTGTTGGGGGAGTGCCAGCGATTATTAGCGTTTTCTTGGTTGCTGGTTTCTCATTCCAAGGAACAGAATTAGTTGGAATTACTGCTGGTGAAGCCGCTACACCAGAAAAGTCTGTCTCCAAGGCAATTCATTCAACTTTCTGGCGAATTTTACTTTTTTATATTTTTGCTATTTTTGTTATTGCTTGTATCCTGCCTTATACAGATAAGAACTTATTGAATCAAGATGTTTCAAACATTACAATGAGTCCATTTACAATTGTGTTTAAGCGGGCGGGATTAGCCTTTGCAGCTAGTGCAATGAATGCGGTTATCTTAACTGCCGTCATTTCTGCTGCTAACTCTGGTTTATATGCCTCAACCCGGATGCTTTATTCACAAGCGCGTGAAGGATATGCATGGCGGATTTTTGGTTATGTAAACCGGCGTGGTATTCCGATTTATGCTTTGCTGGGAACGATGGTTGTCTCATTAGCAGCCTATGCAACTCAATTCATTGGTCCCAAAGCTTATAACTACTTAATTGGTGCATCTGGATTATGTGGATTTATTGCATGGTTAGGAATTGCAATTTCCCACTACCGCTTTAGGAAAGCATTTCTTAAGCAAGGACATACACTGTCTGAATTGAAGTATCATGCAACAGGGTTCCCATTTGGTCCAGTATTCGCGCTTGCTCTATGTATTGTCGTTATTTGTGGTCAAAACATTGATGCTTTTGTAAAAATGGATTGGCAAAACATTTTAATTACTTACATGGGAATTCCATTATTCTTAATTCTTTTCTTCTACTACAAGATTCGTTACAAGACGCACTTGATTCCGCTTGATAAGGTTGATTTATCACGGCGAACAAAGGGTGAATCGTACGAACCGGAAGATGATTAA